A stretch of the Pseudomonas sp. ACM7 genome encodes the following:
- a CDS encoding co-regulatory protein PtrA N-terminal domain-containing protein has translation MKSMKTLFVIAALAVSSLALAEGGSDRVFARMEAARQNSMEAYQVAQKQGTQTPVAESKDKGDDHASC, from the coding sequence ATGAAATCCATGAAAACCCTATTTGTCATCGCAGCCTTGGCCGTTTCTTCTCTGGCATTGGCCGAAGGTGGCAGTGATCGCGTATTCGCACGCATGGAAGCAGCCAGACAGAACTCCATGGAAGCGTACCAGGTAGCCCAAAAGCAAGGCACTCAAACCCCGGTAGCAGAGAGCAAAGACAAAGGTGACGACCACGCCAGTTGCTGA
- a CDS encoding heavy-metal-associated domain-containing protein, with protein MFVLEVSGIGCGGCVSKITKAIQSLDNQATVSVDRAAGKVNVESNESPERLRSIVEALGFPSKIGI; from the coding sequence ATGTTCGTCTTAGAAGTTTCAGGCATTGGTTGTGGAGGCTGCGTCAGTAAAATTACCAAAGCCATTCAGTCGCTGGATAACCAGGCAACCGTTTCGGTGGATCGTGCCGCCGGCAAGGTCAACGTCGAAAGCAACGAAAGCCCAGAGCGCTTGCGTTCAATTGTTGAGGCACTTGGCTTCCCTTCCAAAATCGGCATCTGA